In the Solibacillus sp. FSL K6-1523 genome, one interval contains:
- a CDS encoding flavin reductase family protein, translated as MDIKHLRQTFGKFATGVTVVTWFDGDDINGITVNSFTSVSLQPALVLVSIDKKANSLTQMQNKAFTINILAEDQEKIAWQFAGREQQGLEIKWEKGGIAPRLSNAAAFIECKPWKQVDAGDHVLFIGEVESFERTDEHALTFYEGKMGSTRKNCKVETSI; from the coding sequence CTTCGACAGACGTTCGGCAAATTTGCAACAGGTGTAACAGTCGTTACTTGGTTTGATGGTGATGATATAAATGGCATTACCGTAAATTCATTTACATCGGTGTCATTACAACCAGCACTTGTACTCGTTTCGATTGATAAAAAAGCAAATTCTTTAACTCAAATGCAAAATAAAGCGTTTACAATTAATATTTTAGCGGAAGATCAAGAAAAAATAGCTTGGCAGTTTGCAGGCCGTGAACAGCAAGGATTAGAAATTAAATGGGAAAAGGGTGGCATTGCTCCGAGGCTTTCAAATGCCGCAGCCTTTATCGAATGCAAGCCGTGGAAGCAAGTAGATGCAGGAGATCATGTCCTTTTTATTGGAGAAGTTGAAAGCTTTGAGCGTACCGATGAACATGCATTAACTTTTTATGAAGGCAAAATGGGCTCTACAAGAAAAAATTGCAAAGTAGAAACTTCAATCTAG